One window of Leptospira yasudae genomic DNA carries:
- the add gene encoding adenosine deaminase, which yields MALTFGEILDRIRIIDRDVTELNRLKSRLPADRPYSSSLQISFDKQINELLNERVGLMELEVLDPPSWILGVPTAGVPQETPVPIKGLFPSGDLSKEKPDDQDVINFLRELPKTEIHLHLEACVNKDTMKQLMAKNGISVSDEEFEAKFNFKDLNGFIQVFFFIQSLVKEPADFSYFVGSLAEYMRANNIVYTEVFFAPSKFIQNGLDFEEMIDFLVNRIREEKEADGITIRLLVDVSRSFGPENAMNNLNRVLKLRHPEVIGIGLGGAELMGPARDYQEVFKKAREAGLRVVAHSGEDDGPWAIWEAVELLKAERIGHGTSAIQDPELVKYLRENHIPIEICVTSNVFTGKYVRKEQNHPVRYYYDQGLPLSVNTDDPEIFNVNLTYEYYKLWRFLDFSLDEIVDLIRQGVFASFHPNKESLWAEMEKKIQAVKARYGLKR from the coding sequence GTGGCGTTAACTTTTGGAGAGATTTTAGATAGAATTCGGATCATCGATCGCGATGTAACCGAGTTGAACCGCCTGAAATCCAGGCTTCCCGCCGACCGTCCTTATTCTTCTTCCTTACAGATTTCTTTCGACAAACAGATCAACGAACTCTTGAACGAAAGGGTCGGGCTCATGGAACTCGAGGTTCTGGACCCTCCTTCTTGGATTTTAGGAGTTCCCACGGCCGGTGTTCCTCAGGAAACTCCGGTCCCGATCAAAGGGCTTTTTCCTTCTGGAGATCTTTCCAAGGAGAAACCCGACGACCAGGATGTGATCAACTTCCTGCGGGAACTCCCCAAGACCGAAATCCATCTTCATCTCGAGGCCTGCGTCAACAAAGACACGATGAAACAGTTGATGGCAAAGAACGGGATCAGCGTTTCGGACGAAGAATTCGAAGCGAAGTTCAACTTCAAGGACTTGAACGGATTCATCCAAGTATTCTTTTTTATACAATCACTCGTGAAAGAACCCGCGGACTTTTCCTACTTTGTCGGAAGTTTGGCGGAATACATGCGGGCCAACAACATCGTTTATACCGAAGTATTCTTCGCTCCTTCCAAGTTCATCCAAAACGGACTCGACTTCGAGGAGATGATCGACTTTCTCGTGAACCGCATCCGTGAAGAAAAGGAAGCCGACGGAATCACCATACGCTTGTTAGTCGATGTGTCGCGTTCGTTCGGACCGGAAAACGCGATGAACAACCTGAACCGCGTTTTAAAACTCAGACATCCCGAAGTGATCGGGATCGGTTTGGGCGGCGCGGAACTGATGGGACCAGCGCGGGATTATCAGGAAGTTTTCAAAAAAGCGAGAGAAGCGGGACTTCGCGTGGTAGCTCACTCGGGAGAAGACGACGGCCCTTGGGCGATCTGGGAAGCGGTAGAACTTCTCAAAGCGGAACGGATCGGACACGGAACTTCCGCGATCCAAGATCCGGAACTCGTAAAGTATCTCAGAGAGAATCACATCCCCATCGAGATCTGTGTGACGTCTAACGTGTTTACGGGAAAATACGTCCGCAAAGAACAGAATCACCCGGTTCGATACTACTACGATCAGGGACTTCCTCTCAGCGTGAACACGGACGATCCGGAAATATTCAACGTAAATCTTACATACGAATATTATAAACTTTGGAGATTCTTGGATTTCTCTTTGGACGAGATCGTGGATCTGATTCGTCAGGGTGTTTTCGCCTCCTTTCATCCGAACAAGGAATCGCTCTGGGCGGAAATGGAAAAGAAAATCCAAGCTGTGAAAGCGAGATACGGTCTTAAAAGATAA
- a CDS encoding DegT/DnrJ/EryC1/StrS family aminotransferase has protein sequence MITARKTFLPFALPCISERAIEEVSAVLRSGWITSGPKVKEFEEEFARYTGAQYALALNSATAGLHLALEAIGMSREDAAICPAVTFTATAEVICYFDAEPILTDVDPIFNLMTPETLRATIERDCIYQNGTLFHKKTGKTVRAILPVHLAGVICDMEGILEIAKEYHLYVIEDAAHAFPAVHKGRKIGTFGDFTVFSFYATKGITTGEGGMVTTNHSHFADRIKLMRLHGINRETYDRPGWYYEVVSPGFKYNMTDVAAALGIVQLSEADDLWKRRISIAELYKKEFADLPFLHLPLSAPDGEHSWHLFRVEVDRASSKMDRDIFASELKKRNIGSSLHFIPLYEHPFYGSRFGFKKEHFPNANAMYSRSLSIPLFPGMKDEDVQDVIKAVKEIFNAL, from the coding sequence ATGATTACAGCACGCAAAACCTTTCTCCCATTCGCACTGCCTTGCATTTCCGAAAGGGCCATCGAAGAAGTTTCCGCAGTTCTACGATCCGGCTGGATCACCTCCGGTCCTAAGGTAAAAGAATTCGAGGAAGAATTCGCGCGTTACACCGGAGCCCAATACGCGCTCGCTCTCAACTCCGCGACCGCGGGCCTTCATCTCGCACTCGAGGCGATCGGAATGAGCCGGGAAGACGCCGCCATCTGTCCCGCGGTAACGTTTACCGCGACCGCGGAAGTCATCTGTTACTTCGACGCGGAACCGATTCTTACCGACGTCGATCCGATCTTCAACCTGATGACCCCGGAAACTCTCCGCGCCACCATCGAAAGAGACTGTATTTATCAAAACGGAACCCTCTTCCATAAGAAGACCGGAAAAACCGTACGAGCGATTCTTCCCGTGCATCTTGCCGGAGTGATCTGCGACATGGAAGGTATATTAGAAATCGCTAAAGAATATCATCTATACGTGATCGAAGACGCGGCTCATGCGTTCCCCGCCGTTCACAAAGGAAGAAAGATCGGAACCTTCGGCGATTTTACCGTTTTCAGTTTTTATGCCACGAAGGGAATCACGACCGGAGAAGGAGGAATGGTCACAACGAACCATTCTCACTTTGCGGATCGGATCAAATTGATGCGTCTCCACGGAATCAACCGGGAGACCTACGATCGCCCGGGTTGGTATTACGAAGTCGTTTCCCCCGGTTTTAAATACAATATGACCGACGTCGCCGCCGCGCTCGGAATCGTTCAGCTTTCCGAAGCGGACGATCTCTGGAAACGTAGAATTTCAATAGCCGAATTGTATAAAAAAGAATTCGCCGATCTTCCGTTTTTGCATCTGCCTCTTTCCGCTCCGGACGGAGAACATTCCTGGCATCTCTTCCGCGTGGAAGTGGATCGCGCTTCCTCCAAAATGGATCGAGACATCTTCGCATCCGAATTAAAAAAACGGAATATAGGTTCGAGTCTCCATTTTATTCCTCTTTACGAACACCCGTTTTACGGTTCCCGTTTCGGATTTAAAAAGGAACATTTCCCGAACGCGAACGCGATGTATTCAAGATCGCTTTCGATTCCTTTGTTTCCGGGAATGAAGGACGAAGACGTTCAGGATGTGATCAAAGCGGTGAAAGAAATTTTCAACGCGCTTTAA
- a CDS encoding alpha/beta fold hydrolase, with protein MKSMYGLFLRYYHWKKKKYMKEILGFGDLKADIGGNSVYFLEKNPDRNKSILLIHGLLDSATGLRRVAPKLRQDYRILIPDIPGFGKSKLPPLKYLYQVDVFGDLIYEAIRTLDLDNLVLGGHSMGALIAMHIALRDREKRISKLVLISPGGIPHPKRDEMKELLFPKNEDDLVKLIEALYYETPELPGRIARKALIQSWNELPNQFLTINTLEREEEIFLGKKLGEIKIPALIVSGKEDPITDVAMTKKLHSYLKKSKLVLIPDAKHAIHMEKPEELSLEINRYLD; from the coding sequence ATGAAATCGATGTACGGATTGTTCCTGCGCTACTATCACTGGAAAAAGAAAAAATACATGAAAGAGATTCTCGGGTTCGGGGATCTTAAAGCGGATATCGGGGGCAATTCGGTTTATTTTTTGGAGAAGAATCCGGACCGGAATAAGTCGATTCTGTTGATTCACGGGTTGCTCGATTCGGCTACGGGACTTCGTAGGGTCGCTCCCAAGCTGCGGCAGGATTATCGTATTTTAATTCCGGACATTCCGGGATTCGGAAAGAGCAAACTTCCTCCTCTCAAATATCTCTATCAAGTGGACGTGTTCGGTGATTTGATCTACGAGGCGATCCGCACACTGGATCTCGATAATCTCGTGTTAGGCGGACATTCTATGGGCGCTTTGATCGCGATGCATATCGCGTTGCGGGATCGGGAGAAACGGATTTCCAAATTGGTTCTGATTTCTCCCGGAGGAATTCCGCATCCGAAGAGGGACGAGATGAAAGAACTTCTATTTCCGAAAAACGAAGACGATCTCGTAAAACTGATCGAAGCGTTGTATTACGAAACTCCCGAACTTCCGGGAAGAATTGCGAGAAAGGCTTTGATCCAATCTTGGAACGAACTGCCCAATCAATTTCTGACGATCAATACGCTCGAACGGGAAGAAGAAATCTTTTTAGGCAAAAAACTCGGTGAGATTAAAATTCCCGCTCTGATCGTATCCGGCAAAGAAGATCCGATCACGGACGTAGCGATGACGAAGAAGCTTCATTCTTACTTGAAGAAGAGCAAGCTCGTTTTGATTCCCGATGCGAAACACGCCATCCACATGGAAAAACCGGAAGAGCTTTCGTTGGAAATCAATCGTTATCTGGATTAA
- a CDS encoding PAS domain S-box protein → MPDSLLSVLHSFFYPVKEGILALDTETEKILYVNPTLENLLGYSSEELSGKPLDFILPSPNNPRETFTIKRNEPLKVYWQLRDKDGQRKLVNFTINTSSFGGKDVFLFYFTDRSEIQQTELRLYYMQSILRTLRLLRQNLRYLTSESSVFQKLCDTLKENPHYFLVWAFFFKEGELQVIGQRDMNPVLKQQIHSFISSNAPFPMRNLIETKDNFIIHEFGNGKYADWESLFADHKFRRSLSIGIREKGQLLGGIEILSLEGMAFDSGENFLYEEIISDVHSSLQNAKTERTRIENSKKLQFQGALLNSIEVPLISTDDEGYITYGNRSLERILGVYKEDFIDLPIEEFLNLTPSVLDRLSKEEFRTEIKMKIFPGIEAPMLLASSRIRDEYGNSIGTILLLLDITEQKKNEELIRSSEIKLRNLFSAMNNGIVILTPEGIILEVAPILKFLLFQILNVNPGEDFFSLFAENVSDELKVGIKSCLDSQRAVFLDLPIQFIAGEENFFSIKILPLKKYREEGEAVMLIFSDVTQTKLLDKQLYETARFASIGELAAGIAHEVNNPLQASLLYLEDLIEAEEADPVERLKIYKRIEAASIRIRDLIKSLLDLGRTVTREKELVSPYYILLRACELIEVSCRKNGIELKRIASPDLPKIRVAWQEIEQVLINCMVNAINAISEMEVKPASPKITINARKEFHLNRDSILFTISDNGPGMTKEVRDKAFLPLFTTRRGKQGTGLGLAISQRIISEHNGTISLDSSPGNGTRVLIRLPI, encoded by the coding sequence ATGCCCGACTCTTTACTTTCCGTGCTTCATTCCTTCTTCTATCCGGTTAAGGAAGGAATTCTCGCCTTAGACACGGAAACGGAGAAAATTCTATACGTCAATCCGACTCTCGAAAACCTTCTCGGTTATTCCAGCGAAGAACTCAGCGGGAAACCTCTCGATTTCATTCTTCCCAGTCCGAACAATCCGAGAGAAACGTTCACGATCAAACGCAACGAACCTCTCAAAGTCTATTGGCAGTTAAGGGATAAGGACGGACAAAGAAAGCTAGTCAACTTTACCATCAACACCTCCAGCTTCGGAGGAAAGGACGTCTTTCTTTTTTATTTCACGGATCGATCCGAGATCCAACAAACGGAACTCAGACTTTATTATATGCAAAGTATCTTAAGAACCCTCCGGCTCTTGAGACAAAACCTGAGATACTTGACTTCGGAAAGTTCCGTCTTTCAAAAACTCTGCGACACTTTAAAGGAGAATCCGCATTACTTTTTAGTCTGGGCGTTCTTTTTTAAAGAGGGAGAATTGCAGGTCATCGGCCAGCGGGACATGAACCCGGTTCTCAAACAGCAGATTCATTCATTCATTTCTTCTAATGCTCCCTTTCCGATGCGGAACCTGATCGAAACGAAGGACAACTTCATCATCCACGAATTCGGAAACGGAAAATACGCCGATTGGGAATCCCTGTTCGCGGATCATAAATTCCGCAGAAGTCTTTCGATCGGAATCCGGGAAAAAGGACAACTCCTCGGAGGTATCGAAATTCTTTCCTTGGAAGGAATGGCCTTCGATTCGGGGGAGAATTTTCTCTATGAAGAGATCATCTCCGACGTTCACAGCTCGCTTCAAAACGCGAAGACGGAACGAACCCGGATCGAGAACTCGAAAAAACTTCAGTTCCAAGGAGCGCTTCTCAACTCGATCGAGGTTCCCCTGATCTCGACGGACGACGAGGGTTACATCACCTACGGAAACCGAAGTCTCGAAAGAATATTAGGAGTTTATAAAGAAGATTTCATCGATCTCCCGATCGAGGAATTCTTAAACCTCACGCCTTCGGTTTTGGATCGCCTTTCCAAGGAAGAATTCAGAACCGAAATCAAGATGAAAATTTTTCCGGGCATCGAGGCGCCGATGCTCCTCGCCTCTTCCCGCATCCGGGACGAATACGGAAACTCGATCGGAACGATTCTTCTCCTGCTCGATATCACCGAACAAAAGAAAAACGAGGAATTGATCCGTTCCTCGGAAATAAAACTCAGAAACCTTTTTTCCGCGATGAACAACGGGATCGTGATTTTGACTCCCGAAGGAATCATTCTCGAAGTCGCGCCGATTCTCAAATTTCTTTTATTCCAAATTTTGAATGTAAATCCCGGAGAGGATTTCTTTTCTCTATTTGCGGAGAACGTTTCGGACGAACTCAAGGTCGGAATCAAAAGCTGTCTCGATTCTCAAAGGGCCGTCTTTTTGGATCTTCCGATCCAATTCATCGCGGGAGAGGAAAACTTCTTCTCGATCAAGATTCTCCCTTTAAAAAAATACAGGGAAGAAGGGGAAGCGGTGATGCTGATCTTCTCGGACGTCACGCAGACAAAACTCCTCGACAAACAACTCTACGAAACCGCGAGATTCGCTTCCATCGGGGAACTCGCGGCCGGGATCGCGCACGAAGTCAACAACCCTCTGCAAGCGAGTCTTTTGTATTTGGAAGATTTGATCGAAGCCGAGGAAGCCGATCCGGTCGAACGTCTCAAAATTTACAAGCGCATCGAAGCCGCAAGCATACGCATCCGAGACCTCATCAAATCCCTTTTGGATTTGGGAAGAACGGTAACACGGGAAAAGGAACTCGTTTCACCGTATTACATTCTTCTTCGAGCCTGCGAGTTGATCGAAGTTTCCTGCAGAAAAAACGGAATCGAACTCAAACGGATCGCAAGCCCCGATCTTCCGAAAATCCGCGTCGCATGGCAGGAGATCGAACAGGTTTTGATCAACTGTATGGTCAATGCGATCAACGCAATCTCCGAAATGGAGGTAAAACCGGCTTCTCCCAAAATTACGATCAACGCCAGAAAAGAATTTCATTTGAATCGGGATTCGATTCTTTTTACAATTTCAGATAACGGTCCAGGAATGACGAAAGAAGTTCGAGACAAGGCGTTTCTCCCTTTGTTTACGACTCGAAGAGGAAAACAAGGAACGGGATTGGGTCTTGCGATTTCGCAAAGGATCATTTCCGAACACAACGGAACGATCTCTTTGGACTCATCTCCCGGAAACGGGACTAGGGTTTTGATTCGCCTTCCCATATAG
- a CDS encoding hybrid sensor histidine kinase/response regulator, with the protein MESKSTSVLVIDDESEIRTVLERVISREGYRVFLAKDYDSALEIIKSQNIDIVISDIVMNGKNGIEVTKEIRRINENIPVILMTGNPDLTTAEEAVRNRAFDYISKPIRRTSILEVLEKAKVEKETRDQHAETLIKSATENTKLAQRAKDLYLQNYNILSATSDCVITLDQNLNFSSMNQAALDAFGYPEEEIIGKHFNILIPPGRENVYMEKVAQLLKRKARKQIARINRSDLKSKNGEVRTYDISICYYDIEGQTYYTGIARDITSKLLISEKLIDAERRAFLSTLASSIGHEINNSLTAIQGHIEIARLPDSTEETRQKAIQITWSQLIKLKTLTNNLLQLGKPGENLRKSSEPINLNDSVESVIDVFQKTSRLKHCVIHFKPEPNPVLVESNQDQLSLLLSNIMLNSADATGNRGNISISVYIRNHHPIVAILDDGVGMNEEVIQKIYQPYFTTKGIGKGTGLGMFVAKEIADQYGIRIEIESEPNSGTEFRLVFPDKV; encoded by the coding sequence ATGGAATCCAAGTCAACATCAGTACTCGTGATCGACGACGAATCCGAAATCCGCACGGTTCTGGAAAGAGTCATTTCCAGAGAAGGGTATCGCGTATTCCTGGCAAAGGATTACGACTCCGCTCTTGAAATCATCAAAAGTCAAAACATCGACATCGTGATTTCCGATATCGTGATGAACGGTAAAAACGGAATCGAAGTCACGAAGGAAATCCGCAGAATCAACGAAAACATTCCCGTCATCTTAATGACCGGAAATCCGGATCTCACAACCGCCGAGGAAGCCGTCCGCAACCGCGCCTTCGATTATATCTCCAAGCCGATCCGAAGAACGAGCATCTTGGAAGTTCTCGAAAAGGCCAAAGTGGAAAAGGAAACGCGAGACCAACACGCGGAAACCCTCATCAAGTCGGCGACGGAGAATACGAAACTCGCGCAGAGAGCCAAGGATCTTTATTTACAAAATTATAATATTCTCAGCGCAACCAGCGACTGCGTCATCACCCTCGACCAGAACCTCAATTTCTCCAGCATGAATCAAGCCGCGTTAGACGCGTTCGGTTATCCCGAGGAAGAAATCATCGGAAAACATTTCAACATCCTGATTCCTCCCGGCAGAGAGAACGTATACATGGAAAAGGTGGCGCAGCTTCTCAAACGCAAGGCGAGAAAACAAATCGCGAGAATCAACCGATCCGATCTCAAAAGCAAAAACGGAGAAGTGCGGACCTACGACATCTCGATCTGTTATTACGACATCGAAGGCCAAACCTATTACACGGGAATCGCGCGGGACATCACGAGCAAACTTCTGATTTCCGAAAAACTCATCGACGCGGAAAGACGCGCGTTCCTTTCCACGCTCGCGTCGAGCATCGGACACGAAATCAACAACTCCCTGACGGCTATTCAGGGTCATATCGAAATCGCAAGGCTTCCCGATTCCACGGAAGAAACGCGTCAAAAGGCGATTCAGATCACTTGGAGTCAGCTGATCAAACTCAAAACGCTTACGAACAACCTGCTTCAGCTCGGCAAACCGGGCGAGAACTTGAGAAAGTCCTCCGAACCGATCAACCTAAACGATTCGGTGGAAAGCGTGATCGACGTTTTTCAGAAAACCTCGCGGCTCAAACACTGCGTGATTCATTTTAAACCGGAACCCAATCCGGTGCTGGTCGAATCGAATCAGGATCAGCTTTCCCTCCTGCTTTCCAACATCATGTTGAACTCCGCGGACGCGACCGGCAATCGGGGAAACATTAGCATTTCCGTATATATTAGAAATCATCATCCCATCGTCGCGATTTTGGACGACGGAGTCGGCATGAACGAAGAAGTGATTCAAAAAATCTATCAACCCTATTTTACAACCAAGGGAATCGGAAAAGGAACGGGACTCGGAATGTTCGTCGCAAAAGAAATCGCCGATCAATACGGAATCAGAATCGAAATCGAGTCGGAACCGAACTCGGGAACGGAATTCCGTTTGGTCTTTCCGGATAAGGTATAA
- a CDS encoding aminoglycoside phosphotransferase family protein: MSNAAATALTEQELKFLEYDGKFPEKISPITLEASDRKYFRVQYADRTLILCKDVRFQHDFIDVAEFLSHEHFHVPEILKKDLIHFLILMTDGGDKDLTSITDDVEYREWLVKSIEILVKLQKTHPIPPVSSREFDVEKFGFESKFTYSNYLKLQKQFNLKTQLRSEVKIFIEECSAFLAEYPVKVFCHRDFHGRNLLINPQNEICMIDFQDARMGTPFYDLSSILYDAYRPIPFAMRQGLYQLFLKLSEQNFPRSKECYYIQCLQRSYKALGSYFYLVADKKMDKYRPSILSALDNLLEIVQAGLFPDQLYVFFHLLKEELLENSSFKKGLKP; the protein is encoded by the coding sequence ATGAGCAACGCTGCGGCAACGGCCCTTACCGAACAAGAACTGAAATTTTTGGAATACGACGGTAAATTCCCCGAAAAGATCTCGCCGATCACATTGGAAGCTTCCGATCGGAAGTATTTCCGGGTCCAATATGCGGATCGAACGCTGATACTCTGTAAAGACGTTCGTTTTCAACACGACTTCATCGATGTCGCGGAGTTCTTATCTCACGAACACTTTCACGTTCCCGAAATTCTCAAAAAAGATCTGATTCACTTTTTGATCCTAATGACGGACGGAGGAGATAAGGATCTTACTTCGATCACGGACGACGTGGAATACAGGGAATGGCTCGTAAAGTCGATCGAGATTCTGGTAAAACTGCAAAAGACGCATCCGATTCCTCCCGTGAGTTCCCGGGAATTCGACGTGGAAAAATTCGGGTTCGAAAGCAAATTCACATATTCAAATTATCTAAAGCTTCAGAAACAATTCAATCTCAAGACGCAGCTTCGAAGCGAAGTGAAGATCTTCATCGAGGAATGTTCCGCATTTCTCGCGGAATATCCGGTCAAGGTTTTTTGTCACAGGGATTTTCACGGAAGAAATCTTCTGATCAATCCGCAAAATGAAATCTGCATGATCGATTTTCAGGACGCGAGAATGGGAACTCCGTTCTACGATCTTTCCAGCATTCTCTACGACGCATACAGGCCGATTCCCTTCGCGATGCGGCAGGGACTCTATCAGCTTTTTCTAAAGTTGAGCGAACAGAATTTCCCGAGATCCAAGGAATGTTATTACATTCAATGTCTGCAGCGTTCGTATAAGGCGTTAGGTTCTTACTTTTATCTAGTCGCGGACAAAAAGATGGATAAATACAGACCGAGTATTTTGAGCGCGCTTGATAATCTATTGGAAATCGTTCAGGCGGGATTGTTTCCCGATCAGTTGTATGTATTCTTTCATCTTTTAAAGGAAGAACTTCTGGAGAATTCCTCCTTTAAAAAAGGACTCAAGCCTTGA
- a CDS encoding NTP transferase domain-containing protein, with protein sequence MKFFIPAAGFGTRMKELTKDLPKPLLPVNGIPLIYYSLFQAWMQNAEAAVVNTHYLGEKIRKELEGFRPFPLFFSDETKEILGTAGGIVTGLTRAGWMGETIGIVNPDFLYFPETGFQLPTSLQEEDCLLYLMPQPSNAGYTGLGLNEGKVTFGNGNLFYIGISVLNSAVLSDIQPESFFDLSNTFRELSAKRRLAGKVFPGEAIDLGEKEYYLSLKNQDFSPNLGDRWPEFLDLCGLKIQR encoded by the coding sequence TTGAAATTCTTTATCCCCGCCGCCGGTTTCGGAACGAGAATGAAGGAACTGACCAAGGATCTCCCGAAACCTCTGCTTCCGGTAAACGGAATTCCTTTGATCTACTATTCTCTCTTTCAAGCCTGGATGCAAAACGCGGAAGCCGCGGTCGTCAACACGCATTATCTCGGAGAAAAGATCCGAAAGGAACTGGAAGGCTTTCGGCCCTTTCCTTTGTTTTTTTCGGACGAAACCAAAGAGATCTTAGGAACCGCGGGCGGAATCGTAACCGGGCTTACGCGAGCCGGTTGGATGGGAGAGACGATCGGAATCGTAAATCCCGATTTTCTCTATTTTCCCGAAACCGGTTTTCAACTCCCGACCTCGCTTCAGGAAGAGGATTGCCTTTTGTATTTAATGCCTCAGCCGTCGAATGCGGGTTATACGGGACTCGGACTGAACGAGGGAAAGGTCACGTTCGGAAACGGAAATCTTTTCTACATCGGTATTTCGGTGCTGAACAGCGCGGTGTTAAGCGACATTCAACCCGAATCGTTTTTCGATCTTTCCAATACGTTCCGCGAACTTTCCGCAAAACGTAGGTTGGCCGGAAAAGTTTTCCCGGGGGAAGCGATCGATCTCGGCGAAAAAGAATATTATCTTTCTCTAAAGAATCAGGATTTTTCTCCGAACCTCGGCGACCGCTGGCCGGAATTTTTGGATCTTTGCGGTTTAAAGATTCAGAGATAG
- a CDS encoding glucose-6-phosphate isomerase, which produces MIRLETRFASSFVPSGEFEPFLAKAESARKTLHSLQGKGNEYLGWLDLPKRIQESEIERIIQAAQRLRASSEVVVVIGIGGSYLGSRAVLEATLPFFQKPSKGNPEVVFAGHHLESRYLSELMEYLEDKDFSVNVISKSGTTTEPAIAFRLFWELLRKKYGNDTASRVVATTDSSKGALKTFADSEGFETFTIPDDVGGRYSVLTPVGLFPLAVAGIQIRNFILGFQNILEVLHSESDPLRNPATHYSALRNYFLSSGRHVEVLANFNPSLRYISEWWKQLFGESEGKENKGIFPASMDFTTDLHSLGQYVQDGKRILFETVLSPVEIRSDLTLKPTPDNLDSLNFLAGNTLGHVNEQARLGTLLAHADGGVPCLELIFSDISPMSLGELMYFFEYSCAISGYSLGVNPFDQPGVEGYKKNMFALLNKNGFEKEGELLRKRILGN; this is translated from the coding sequence ATGATTCGATTGGAAACCAGATTCGCTTCTTCCTTCGTTCCTTCCGGGGAATTCGAACCCTTTTTGGCAAAGGCGGAATCCGCAAGAAAGACGCTTCATTCCCTTCAAGGAAAGGGAAACGAATATTTGGGTTGGCTGGATCTTCCGAAACGAATCCAAGAATCGGAAATCGAAAGAATCATCCAAGCCGCACAAAGACTTCGTGCCTCTTCCGAAGTGGTGGTCGTTATCGGAATCGGCGGTTCGTATTTGGGATCGCGCGCGGTTCTGGAAGCGACTCTTCCTTTTTTTCAAAAACCGTCCAAAGGAAATCCGGAAGTCGTCTTTGCGGGACATCATCTCGAATCCAGATATTTGTCCGAGTTGATGGAGTATCTGGAAGATAAGGATTTTTCGGTAAACGTAATTTCCAAATCGGGAACGACCACCGAACCCGCGATCGCATTCCGTCTTTTCTGGGAACTTCTCCGTAAAAAATACGGAAACGACACCGCTTCGAGAGTCGTTGCCACCACCGATTCCTCCAAGGGAGCTTTGAAGACCTTTGCGGACTCGGAAGGTTTTGAAACCTTTACGATCCCCGACGACGTGGGAGGAAGATATTCCGTTTTAACGCCCGTCGGACTGTTTCCTCTCGCCGTAGCCGGAATTCAAATTCGAAATTTTATATTAGGATTTCAGAATATTCTGGAAGTTTTACATTCGGAATCGGACCCGCTCCGCAATCCGGCCACGCATTACTCCGCTCTGAGAAATTATTTCTTATCCTCCGGAAGGCACGTGGAAGTATTAGCGAATTTTAATCCTTCTCTGCGTTATATCTCCGAATGGTGGAAACAGCTTTTCGGAGAAAGCGAAGGTAAGGAGAATAAGGGGATTTTTCCCGCTTCTATGGACTTTACCACGGATCTTCATTCCCTCGGTCAATACGTTCAGGATGGAAAGCGGATTCTGTTTGAAACCGTTTTAAGTCCGGTCGAAATCCGTTCCGATCTGACTTTAAAACCCACGCCCGACAATCTCGATTCTCTCAATTTCTTGGCAGGAAATACGCTCGGTCATGTGAACGAACAGGCCCGTCTTGGAACTCTTCTCGCGCACGCGGACGGCGGTGTTCCTTGTTTGGAATTGATTTTTTCCGATATTTCGCCGATGTCTTTGGGAGAACTGATGTATTTCTTCGAGTATTCCTGCGCGATTTCCGGTTATTCTCTCGGAGTCAATCCGTTCGATCAGCCCGGTGTCGAGGGCTATAAAAAAAATATGTTCGCCCTTTTGAATAAAAACGGTTTTGAGAAAGAGGGAGAATTGCTGCGCAAAAGAATTCTCGGAAACTGA